A portion of the Streptomyces sp. NBC_01335 genome contains these proteins:
- a CDS encoding maleylpyruvate isomerase family mycothiol-dependent enzyme, which yields MPPTTRKRARRYDPDRTRTAVLAQFALVGRAVAGLTDDRLALPTRLGDWTVRELAVHLAAALSAVSRNLELPEPPGAKPELTLVQWPFSTAARAGRIDEDVRALAAAHPDITALYGEVTARFEAVVVPSDPDRLLPTRTGSMRLGDYLVTRTVELVAHTDDLNAATGLDVPYDRQALAAATRLLADALAERAPGGSVEVRVPPFAVVQCLGGPQHTRGTPPNVVETDPLTWIRLATGRAGWAEERDAARISASGERADLAGLLPLMG from the coding sequence ATGCCGCCGACGACCCGCAAGCGCGCCCGCCGCTACGACCCCGACCGCACCCGCACCGCCGTACTGGCGCAGTTCGCCCTGGTCGGGCGGGCGGTCGCGGGGCTGACCGACGACCGACTCGCGCTGCCCACCCGGCTCGGCGACTGGACCGTGCGGGAGCTGGCCGTCCATCTCGCGGCGGCGCTCTCGGCCGTCTCCCGGAACCTGGAGCTGCCCGAGCCGCCCGGCGCGAAGCCGGAACTGACCCTGGTCCAGTGGCCGTTCTCGACGGCGGCGCGGGCCGGGCGGATCGACGAGGACGTCCGCGCGCTCGCCGCCGCCCACCCCGACATCACCGCCCTGTACGGAGAGGTCACGGCCCGCTTCGAGGCGGTGGTGGTCCCGTCCGACCCCGACCGGCTGCTGCCGACCCGCACCGGCTCGATGCGGCTCGGCGACTACCTGGTCACCCGGACCGTCGAGCTGGTCGCGCACACTGACGACCTCAACGCGGCGACCGGCCTGGACGTCCCGTACGACCGGCAGGCCCTGGCCGCCGCCACCCGGCTCCTCGCGGACGCCCTCGCCGAGCGGGCGCCCGGCGGGTCGGTGGAGGTGCGGGTCCCGCCGTTCGCCGTGGTCCAGTGCCTCGGCGGACCCCAGCACACCCGCGGCACGCCCCCCAACGTCGTGGAGACCGACCCGCTCACCTGGATCCGGCTGGCCACCGGGCGGGCCGGCTGGGCCGAGGAGCGGGACGCGGCGCGGATCTCCGCGAGCGGGGAACGGGCCGATCTCGCGGGGCTGCTGCCGCTGATGGGCTGA
- the purL gene encoding phosphoribosylformylglycinamidine synthase subunit PurL, whose translation MSLDTVKHAAETPDAEQPWKELGLKEDEYARIREILGRRPTGAELAMYSVMWSEHCSYKSSKVHLKQFGEKVPANDAMLVGIGENAGVVDVGQGYAVTFKVESHNHPSYIEPYQGAATGVGGIVRDILAMGARPIAVVDPLRFGAADHPDTKRVLPGVVAGIGGYGNCLGLPNIGGEVVFDACYQGNPLVNAGCIGVMKHEDIHLAQASGPGNKVILYGARTGGDGIGGVSVLASETFESTGPAKRPAVQVGDPFQEKLLIECTLEIFQEKLVAGIQDLGGAGLSCATSELASAGSGGMRVELDTVPLRDSSLSPEEILMSESQERMCAIVEPQHVDRFLEICEKWDVIATVIGEVTEGSQLEIFWHGEQIVDVPPRSVAHEGPTYHRPFARPEWQDALQADDAGKLARPADGAELRAQVLQLVSSPNQASKTWITDQYDRFVQGNTVLAMPEDAGMVRIDEETNLGVAMATDGNGRYAKLDPYTGAQLALAESYRNVAASGAKPLAISDCLNFGSPEDPDVMWQFAEATRGLADGCLELGTPVTGGNVSLYNQTGDTAIHPTPVVAVLGVIDDVTRRTPVAFAQEGQLLYLLGDTHEEFGGSAWSEVVHQHLGGMPPKVDLGREKLLGEILISASRDGMIDAAHDLSDGGLVQAVTESCLRGGKGARLVVPDGLDAFTFLFSESAGRAVVSVPRSEELRFNDMCGARGLPVTRIGVVDGDEIEVQGEFSIALTELRTAHESTIPALLA comes from the coding sequence ATGAGCCTGGATACGGTCAAGCACGCGGCCGAGACCCCGGACGCCGAACAGCCCTGGAAGGAACTCGGCCTCAAGGAGGACGAGTACGCCCGCATCCGCGAGATCCTGGGCCGCCGTCCCACCGGCGCCGAGCTCGCCATGTACTCCGTGATGTGGTCCGAGCACTGCTCCTACAAGAGCAGCAAGGTCCACCTCAAGCAGTTCGGCGAGAAGGTCCCCGCCAACGACGCGATGCTCGTCGGCATCGGCGAGAACGCCGGTGTGGTCGACGTCGGCCAGGGTTACGCGGTCACCTTCAAGGTCGAGTCGCACAACCACCCGTCGTACATCGAGCCCTACCAGGGTGCGGCGACCGGCGTCGGCGGCATCGTCCGCGACATCCTCGCCATGGGCGCCCGCCCGATCGCGGTCGTCGACCCGCTGCGCTTCGGCGCGGCCGACCACCCCGACACCAAGCGCGTCCTGCCGGGCGTCGTCGCGGGCATCGGCGGCTACGGCAACTGCCTCGGCCTGCCGAACATCGGCGGCGAGGTCGTCTTCGACGCCTGCTACCAGGGCAACCCGCTCGTCAACGCCGGCTGCATCGGCGTGATGAAGCACGAGGACATCCACCTCGCCCAGGCCTCCGGCCCCGGCAACAAGGTCATCCTCTACGGAGCCCGCACCGGCGGCGACGGCATCGGCGGCGTCTCGGTCCTCGCGTCCGAGACCTTCGAGTCCACCGGCCCGGCCAAGCGCCCCGCGGTGCAGGTCGGCGACCCGTTCCAGGAGAAGCTCCTCATCGAGTGCACCCTGGAGATCTTCCAGGAGAAGCTCGTCGCGGGCATCCAGGACCTCGGCGGCGCCGGGCTCTCCTGCGCCACGTCCGAGCTGGCCTCCGCCGGTTCCGGCGGCATGCGCGTCGAGCTGGACACCGTGCCGCTGCGCGACTCCTCCCTCTCGCCCGAGGAAATCCTCATGAGCGAGTCGCAGGAGCGCATGTGCGCGATCGTCGAGCCGCAGCACGTGGACCGCTTCCTGGAGATCTGCGAGAAGTGGGACGTCATCGCCACCGTCATCGGTGAGGTGACCGAGGGCTCCCAGCTGGAGATCTTCTGGCACGGCGAGCAGATCGTGGACGTTCCGCCGCGGTCCGTCGCCCACGAGGGCCCGACCTACCACCGCCCGTTCGCCCGCCCGGAGTGGCAGGACGCGCTCCAGGCCGACGACGCCGGCAAGCTGGCCCGTCCGGCGGACGGCGCCGAGCTGCGCGCGCAGGTCCTCCAGCTCGTCTCCTCGCCGAACCAGGCGTCGAAGACGTGGATCACGGACCAGTACGACCGGTTCGTGCAGGGCAACACCGTGCTCGCGATGCCCGAGGACGCCGGCATGGTCCGCATCGACGAGGAGACCAACCTCGGCGTGGCCATGGCGACCGACGGCAACGGCCGCTACGCGAAGCTCGACCCCTACACCGGTGCGCAGCTCGCGCTGGCGGAGTCGTACCGCAACGTCGCCGCCTCCGGCGCGAAGCCGCTCGCGATCTCGGACTGCCTGAACTTCGGTTCGCCCGAGGACCCGGACGTCATGTGGCAGTTCGCCGAGGCCACCCGCGGTCTCGCGGACGGCTGCCTGGAGCTGGGCACCCCGGTCACCGGCGGCAACGTCTCGCTGTACAACCAGACCGGTGACACCGCGATCCACCCGACGCCGGTCGTGGCCGTGCTCGGTGTGATCGACGACGTCACCCGGCGCACCCCGGTGGCGTTCGCGCAGGAGGGGCAGCTGCTCTACCTGCTCGGCGACACGCACGAGGAGTTCGGCGGCTCGGCCTGGTCCGAGGTCGTCCACCAGCACCTCGGCGGGATGCCGCCCAAGGTCGACCTGGGCCGCGAGAAGCTGCTCGGCGAGATCCTGATCTCGGCCTCGCGCGACGGCATGATCGACGCCGCGCACGACCTGTCCGACGGCGGTCTCGTCCAGGCGGTCACCGAGTCCTGCCTGCGCGGCGGGAAGGGTGCCCGGCTGGTCGTCCCGGACGGTCTGGACGCGTTCACCTTCCTCTTCTCCGAGTCGGCGGGGCGCGCGGTCGTCTCGGTGCCGCGCAGCGAGGAGCTCCGCTTCAACGACATGTGCGGCGCACGGGGTCTGCCCGTCACCCGCATCGGTGTCGTCGACGGTGACGAGATCGAGGTCCAGGGCGAGTTCAGCATTGCGCTGACCGAGCTGCGGACCGCGCACGAGAGCACGATTCCGGCGCTCCTCGCCTGA
- the purQ gene encoding phosphoribosylformylglycinamidine synthase subunit PurQ: protein MTARIGVVTFPGTLDDKDALRAVRVAGAEPVSLWHRDKDLHQVDAVVLAGGFSYGDYLRAGAISRFSPVMETIIEQAKAGMPVLGICNGFQILTEAHLLPGAMLRNDHLHFICRDQKLRVENTGTAWTADYADGQEISVPLKNMDGRYTADERTLDELEAEGRVAFRYMDVNPNGSLRDIAGISNAAGNVVGLMPHPEHAVEPLIGTGGTDGLGFFTSIIKKLVNA, encoded by the coding sequence GTGACCGCTCGTATCGGCGTCGTCACTTTCCCCGGCACCCTCGACGACAAGGACGCGCTGCGCGCGGTCCGGGTCGCGGGGGCCGAACCCGTCTCGCTGTGGCACCGCGACAAGGACCTGCACCAGGTCGACGCGGTCGTCCTCGCGGGCGGCTTCTCCTACGGCGACTACCTGCGGGCCGGAGCCATCTCCCGCTTCTCGCCGGTGATGGAGACCATCATCGAGCAGGCGAAGGCGGGCATGCCGGTCCTCGGCATCTGCAACGGCTTCCAGATCCTGACCGAGGCGCACCTGCTGCCCGGCGCGATGCTGCGCAACGACCACCTCCACTTCATCTGCCGCGACCAGAAGCTGCGGGTGGAGAACACGGGGACGGCCTGGACCGCGGACTACGCGGACGGCCAGGAGATCTCCGTACCGCTGAAGAACATGGACGGCCGGTACACCGCCGACGAGCGCACGCTCGACGAGCTGGAGGCCGAGGGCCGCGTCGCGTTCCGCTACATGGACGTGAACCCCAACGGCTCGCTCCGTGACATCGCCGGGATCAGCAACGCCGCCGGCAACGTCGTCGGCCTCATGCCGCACCCCGAGCACGCGGTCGAGCCGCTGATCGGCACCGGCGGCACGGACGGCCTCGGTTTCTTCACCTCGATCATCAAGAAGCTGGTCAACGCATGA
- the purS gene encoding phosphoribosylformylglycinamidine synthase subunit PurS, translating into MARVVVDVMLKPEILDPQGQAVQRALPRLGFEGIADVRQGKRFELQVEGPVDDAALARINELAETFLANTVIEDFVVKVESEEAAK; encoded by the coding sequence GTGGCACGCGTCGTAGTCGACGTCATGCTCAAGCCGGAGATCCTCGACCCGCAGGGACAGGCGGTGCAGCGCGCACTGCCCCGTCTCGGCTTCGAGGGAATCGCCGACGTTCGCCAGGGGAAGCGTTTCGAGCTTCAGGTCGAAGGGCCGGTCGACGACGCCGCCCTGGCCCGGATCAACGAACTCGCCGAGACCTTCCTCGCGAACACCGTCATCGAGGACTTCGTCGTGAAGGTGGAGTCCGAGGAGGCCGCGAAGTGA
- a CDS encoding histone-like nucleoid-structuring protein Lsr2, translating into MAQRVVVTLSDDIDGGQAAETVTFAIDGKSYEIDLNPVNAKKLRKTLAPYVAAGRKQTKAGKHGKTPVSYRHTSLAPDPAAVRAWARSHQMDVPARGRIPKRVYEAFEQAS; encoded by the coding sequence GTGGCGCAACGCGTAGTGGTCACGCTCTCCGACGACATCGACGGGGGACAGGCGGCGGAAACGGTCACTTTCGCCATCGACGGGAAGTCCTACGAGATCGATCTCAATCCCGTCAACGCGAAAAAGCTGCGGAAGACCCTGGCGCCGTACGTGGCGGCCGGTCGAAAGCAGACAAAAGCCGGAAAGCACGGCAAGACTCCCGTTTCCTACCGTCACACCTCCCTCGCCCCCGACCCGGCGGCCGTCCGCGCGTGGGCGCGGTCGCACCAGATGGACGTGCCGGCCAGGGGACGCATCCCGAAGAGGGTCTACGAGGCTTTCGAACAAGCGAGTTGA